In Rutidosis leptorrhynchoides isolate AG116_Rl617_1_P2 chromosome 2, CSIRO_AGI_Rlap_v1, whole genome shotgun sequence, one genomic interval encodes:
- the LOC139888758 gene encoding probable protein phosphatase 2C 49 yields the protein MAVEATEKVMMMMMASDKNDSLSFSNANSILVSENLATNSAGIKNSNVGWKFSPSVRSGSHTDIGGRRVNEDEHIQIDDLSMLLGDKYKWPLAGSFYAIFDGHGGSEASSYVKHNALKLFFDESNLPQPDLVDDSLLKELQDYHCKAYLRADQALADECSISDYCGTTALSILILDRHLIVANVGDSRVVVSRKGVAIQMSNDHRPSYLQEKERVEKLGGYFEDGYLNGELGVTRALGDWYMKSPNGLRSVLIAEPEMGHMDLSEDDEFMIIGCDGIWDVMSNEEAVGIVRRELLKNNEPQRCAMEIVNQALGRHAIDNLTAIVVCFTSHIEPPKAWRPKFRRGQ from the exons ATGGCTGTCGAAGCAACCGagaaggtgatgatgatgatgatggcgagcGACAAAAACGATAGTTTATCCTTTTCCAATGCCAACTCTATTTTGGTTTCAGAAAATTTG GCTACGAATTCTGCTGGCATCAAAAATAGCAATGTAGGTTGGAAGTTCAGTCCAAGCGTACGGTCAGGAAGTCACACAGACATTGGAGGACGCAGAGTAAACGAAGATGAACACATCCAAATCGATGATCTATCTATGCTTCTTGGTGATAAATACAAGTGGCCTCTCGCTGGTTCATTCTATGCAATCTTTGATGGTCATGGAGGGTCAGAAGCATCCTCATATGTTAAACATAATGCCCTGAAATTATTCTTTGATGAGTCAAATTTACCACAACCAGATCTAGTAGACGACTCCCTATTAAAAGAATTACAAGATTATCATTGCAAAGCGTATTTAAGAGCAGACCAAGCTCTGGCTGACGAATGCAGTATCAGCGATTATTGTGGTACCACAGCTTTAAGCATTTTAATACTCGACCGACATTTAATAGTTGCAAATGTTGGTGACTCTCGTGTGGTTGTTTCTAGAAAAGGCGTTGCAATTCAAATGTCTAATGACCATAGGCCGTCTTATTTACAAGAAAAGGAAAGAGTGGAGAAATTAGGCGGTTACTTTGAGGACGGATACTTAAATGGAGAACTTGGTGTAACACGTGCTCTTGGAGATTGGTATATGAAGTCACCTAATGGTTTAAGGTCTGTTTTGATTGCTGAACCGGAGATGGGACATATGGACTTGAGTGAGGATGATGAGTTTATGATAATTGGATGTGACGGGATTTGGGATGTGATGTCGAATGAAGAAGCTGTGGGGATCGTCCGACGTGAATTATTGAAGAATAATGAGCCTCAAAGGTGTGCTATGGAGATCGTAAATCAAGCGTTGGGCCGTCATGCGATTGATAATCTAACTGCGATTGTCGTTTGCTTTACTTCACACATTGAGCCGCCTAAGGCTTGGCGACCAAAATTTAGACGAGGACAATAG